gtttcgatatatatatctatatataaagtACAACAATTCAGTACTACATATTTTTCCCactccatttatttttaaaatataatactcCAAATACAATAAAAGTGTATGAGTTGACATAATATTGAATGCATTGTATTTAATCTGTGTGAAAATCCCAATAAAACTCTCTTTGTGGGATGtagaaaattaatgatattaattattaaatctagAGTTTGATCATCTTCACGTATATTTTGACAGATGAAACAATTGAAAGGAAATATGAAGCTGTGGATTGTGGTGGCAGCATATCTTTTGTCGACTGTACTCGTGGCGAGTACAGAAGCTAGGAACATGGACTCGTTGGCAGAAGATCAAACTGGGAGGGACATGATCATCCGCTCTGTCGTGCCAAAAAATGAGGATGTTGTTTCTGATGCAGAGTCCACACAACACATTGTTGGCGTAAATAATTTGTGTGTTGACGTGTTTAATGGATACTACTTTGATGGAAATGTAGTACAGTTGTACCCGTGTAAATCTAACGGAGATGTGAATCAACAATGGCGCTTGGAGAAGGACGGAACCATTCAATCTAAAGGCAAGTGTTTGGCCACAAACGGCACAAGTCCAGGAAGCTATGTATTTATCTCTGACTGCAACAAGGTGAAGGCTAGCGCCACAATTTGGAAAGTACAAAAGGATGGCTCCATCCTAAACCCCTCCTCGTCACTAGTTTTGACGTCAAAGTCAGGGAAAAGTGGCTCCCTACTCACCTTGGAAACCAATGTTTATGCCTTGCGCCAAGGTTGGCGTTTCACCGATGTTTCAAAACCATCACCGAAGTCCATTGTCGGGCTTTGGGACTACTGCTTGGAATTTAACAAATATGTCCCAAAGTTAGCCAAGTGCGTGGAGAACAAGACTGAACAAAAATGGAATTTTTACGCAGATGGTTCGATAAGGATTGATGCGAACACAGATTTGTGCCTAACTAGCAATGGAAATAGCAAAGGAAGCTTGGTCCTCGTTGTCTCTTGTAGCCCTGTGTCATCTAACCAACGTTGGACGTTTGGGGACAGCCACGGCACAGCTTATTTCCCCATTTTGAACGTGAATAATGCTTTGGTGTTGGATGTGAGCTATTCCATTCTAAACCTGTTCGAAATAATTATTTGGAAATTCAACGGAGGAGCCAACCAGATATGGCGTCTGTCGTAATAATTACCCAAACGCTCCTTTGGCCCTAAAGTCTATCAAGCCAAGGCAATATCTAGCAGCTCAAATAAATGACAACAAATTATTGTTGTCCCTTAAAACTGTATTCCAATAtccatattatatattttcaattccCTAATCCCCCTATATATGATGTTTGAGTAtgcaatattattatataaaataaatcttttgttAAGAAATAAAGTGTTCTAAACTACTTCTCTTGCAGAAGATCTGAGAAGGAGATCTCTTGCTTACGATCGAgttcatctttttttcatttttatttttgttgcatGGGGTTTAAGGACTGGCGATCGAGGGCAAGAATTTGTCCTTTGTATATGGAGGTTTTTGCCCTGTGTTTCAGTAACTTATTTAAGggctacctttttttttttctctcttctaaatatataataaaactatttttggcGATCATAAAAGTGCAAAAATGAAGCAAATCCAAAGAGAGACATGTGTTCCAGGAGATGAcaatgaggaagaagaagaggaaagtgAAGATAGAGAGAGCGAGAGGATTGGAGATGACAAGGAGAGACACTGTTGTCTTTCTTATAGGTGGTGTTTGGTCTTactgtaatttttaagaattttgaattcttttaagttttaaattagttGTCTCTTATTTATGTccgaatattaaaaataaattttaaaaaattaaaaaatattattttaatatatttttagataaaaaagtattttaaaaaataatttttcctaTATTTCTAAACACACGTTTAGTTTCATCGTTTACGACTTCTGTTGTCTATGGCattactttctctttttttttttttaaggaaagtgAGCTCGTACCTTGGTTTGCTCTCACTCAGAGAGGAGTGTGACGAAAAATTTCAGATAAGTTTCAAAACGTTTTCAATTCTTCAACAAGTACATTTTGTttttgcccttttctttttttatccaaaacttaaattgaaaaatataaacgGATAcactgataaaatatttttcttgataaattatgATGAATTTTTCCAACTGAATATGCCCTCGCAGTAATATCC
The Populus nigra chromosome 3, ddPopNigr1.1, whole genome shotgun sequence genome window above contains:
- the LOC133690383 gene encoding ricin-like, whose translation is MKQLKGNMKLWIVVAAYLLSTVLVASTEARNMDSLAEDQTGRDMIIRSVVPKNEDVVSDAESTQHIVGVNNLCVDVFNGYYFDGNVVQLYPCKSNGDVNQQWRLEKDGTIQSKGKCLATNGTSPGSYVFISDCNKVKASATIWKVQKDGSILNPSSSLVLTSKSGKSGSLLTLETNVYALRQGWRFTDVSKPSPKSIVGLWDYCLEFNKYVPKLAKCVENKTEQKWNFYADGSIRIDANTDLCLTSNGNSKGSLVLVVSCSPVSSNQRWTFGDSHGTAYFPILNVNNALVLDVSYSILNLFEIIIWKFNGGANQIWRLS